A segment of the Agarivorans albus genome:
CTGCGTGGCAAAATGCGTGCAGAAATCAAAGATATGCACAACAAATTGGGTGTAACCACCTTATACGTGACTCACGACCAGGTCGAGGCAATGACTCTTGCCGACCGCATTGTGATAATGAACAAAGGCGTTACCGCTCAAATCGGCACGCCCTACGAAGTATTTACCCAACCTAAAAACCAGTTTGTTGCCGGCTTTATCGGTTCTCCGTCAATGAATATGATCCCAGCTAAGGCCAAGCAGGTGCAGGGTGAGTGGCTACTGGAGTTAGCAGGCCAAGAGATTAAAGCTCCTGAGAAGTTTGTTGGGAAGTTGCAAGAAGGCCAAGAGCTAATCTTGGGCATTCGTCCTAACGATATTCATTTGCATGAAAAGCAGCTAGAGCCTAGCCATGTGATTGCTGCCAAAGCGACTTTCACAGATAGTGAGCTATTGGGCGCAACTATGCATGTTAAAGCAGAGCTTGGTGGACAGAGCATTATTATTGAAGCGCCGGCTGAGCACACTAAATTACCCAGTGAATTAGACATCTTTTTAGATGCCACCTTCGTACACTTATTTGATGGTGAAACACAAGAGTCTTTAGCTCAGCCTTAATATTCTCTAAGCTATGACACAAAATAAAAAAGCCAGCATTACGCTGGCTTTTTTGTGTTTGTTGCGAGGCTTAGCCTAGCACCACTTCTACTTGATGTTCACCATCGTTAAATACCGGAAGCACTTTACCGCTAATTGTTTCACCGTTAACTTTAATGCTTGCTACGCCTGAGCTAACGCCTTGAGGGTTGCTCACTGTGATATTGTACTGGGCGCCACGGTAGCGACGTTTCACGCTAAAGCTTGGCCAAGCTTTAGGAATACATGGGTCAATTTCTAGGCCTACCAGAGTAGGTTTAATACCTAGTATATATTGGGTTCCCGCCACGTAAGTCCAAGCTGAGGTGCCAGATAACCAAGCATTGCGCCCCATACCAAATTGTTTGTGCTCTGCACCTAGAATGTTTTGTGGGT
Coding sequences within it:
- a CDS encoding ABC transporter ATP-binding protein; its protein translation is MASLSFKDLRKSYGKVEIVKGFDIEMSDGEFVVLLGASGCGKSTILRMVAGLETITSGQIKMGDKCLNDVDPKDRDLAMVFQSYALYPHMTVYENIAFALKVQGVKKEEIKKSVEWAAEMLQLTDYLNRKPKQLSGGQRQRVAMGRAMVRTPKLFLFDEPLSNLDAKLRGKMRAEIKDMHNKLGVTTLYVTHDQVEAMTLADRIVIMNKGVTAQIGTPYEVFTQPKNQFVAGFIGSPSMNMIPAKAKQVQGEWLLELAGQEIKAPEKFVGKLQEGQELILGIRPNDIHLHEKQLEPSHVIAAKATFTDSELLGATMHVKAELGGQSIIIEAPAEHTKLPSELDIFLDATFVHLFDGETQESLAQP